GAGCAAAAACCTCCGTATTCACACAAGTACTCCAGAAAATCCAGATTCATCATTCGGGAGAAAGTGAGGCTGTGCATGTTACTTAATTAGTACCTCCGGAGACAGCGGCAAGGCGATCCCTGGCGATACCGTCCGCACCGCTGAGCTGTGGAGGCGGCTTCCCGGTGGACGGCGCCTCTCCTGCAAAATAAACATCAACATGTTAGAAGCACACGGCCACACGCCATTATCAATCTCCACGAATTGATAAACAGAATCAACGTTCATGACCCATACGTGCAGCAGGGAGCATGCGGCGGCCTGAGAGCTGCCCGACGCTGATGGCGGTGTCTGCTGCAGCACGACCTGCAACTGCAACTCACGGGTTATCGTCGGCGTCAAACAGCTAGTAGATAGACACCAAAACATCCGACCGAACGGAACGGTAGAGAGACATCACATAAGCAAATACATCAAGCGGCAGACGAAAACACACAGAGAAATagaagggaggggagagggatcgAGGCAGTGCAGGGTGCATGTACGAACCTGCAAAGGAAGAGGGGCGCGCAGGATAGGGAGACGTGGGGGGAGGGCTCGCGGGACGCCTTCGCCATGGCTCCCGGCTGGGTCCcgaccgcggccgcggcgccggggaaggcgacggcgagcacgccgaggaggacggcggcgaggagcgagcGCTCCATGGATCTctctcgcctctctctctcttcccctctcagCTTTTTCCAC
The window above is part of the Oryza sativa Japonica Group chromosome 7, ASM3414082v1 genome. Proteins encoded here:
- the LOC9266795 gene encoding uncharacterized protein isoform X3, whose translation is MERSLLAAVLLGVLAVAFPGAAAAVGTQPGAMAKASREPSPHVSLSCAPLFLCSCRSCCSRHRHQRRAALRPPHAPCCTRGAVHREAASTAQRCGRYRQGSPCRCLRRRRTSADTGERVRKPTSCRSSLPRGGGLRCTTASGRGRRGMHGECPRPTLLPCHRSRG
- the LOC9266795 gene encoding uncharacterized protein isoform X2, whose protein sequence is MERSLLAAVLLGVLAVAFPGAAAAVGTQPGAMAKASREPSPHVSLSCAPLFLCRSCCSRHRHQRRAALRPPHAPCCTRGAVHREAASTAQRCGRYRQGSPCRCLRRSRDTHKVHCHEESVAVAASDTSPRALRTRRTSADTGERVRKPTSCRSSLPRGGGLRCTTASGRGRRGMHGECPRPTLLPCHRSRG
- the LOC9266795 gene encoding uncharacterized protein isoform X1, translating into MERSLLAAVLLGVLAVAFPGAAAAVGTQPGAMAKASREPSPHVSLSCAPLFLCSCRSCCSRHRHQRRAALRPPHAPCCTRGAVHREAASTAQRCGRYRQGSPCRCLRRSRDTHKVHCHEESVAVAASDTSPRALRTRRTSADTGERVRKPTSCRSSLPRGGGLRCTTASGRGRRGMHGECPRPTLLPCHRSRG